Proteins from one Astatotilapia calliptera chromosome 8, fAstCal1.2, whole genome shotgun sequence genomic window:
- the LOC113028363 gene encoding tripartite motif-containing protein 35-like — MHSQPSSHSFCKACLQSWWKEKQIKECLVCRTVCEWSDPPCNRALKNLCEGFLQSQRASSGSDSLCSLHSEKLKLFCLDHEQPACIICRDAKIHADHQFRPIDEVAQEHREELHTFLNPLQHKLKLFNEVKVNLHQTAEHIKVQALQIERRLKEQFKKLHQFLEEEEEERMLALREEEAQKSQVMKEKMEALCREMANLSDTVRATEEHLRAGDPSFLRTYKAVVERVQQHPQLDDPQLGSGALIDVAKHLGNLTFNIWNKMTDMVSYSPVILDPNSANPELILSEDLTGVRHGKRRLLPENPERFEFWDSVLGSEGFNSGTHSWDVEVGDNKDWEVGVIAESMCRREFVGSTVWSVECSHAGYRAFSPTNKYIALSITEKVKKLTAAVCQRPQQQHGELCCRTVCYQFHLVTARRSSNQVKLVQVKTRENEEN, encoded by the exons atgcattctcaaccGTCCAG ccacagcttctgtaaagCCTGTCTGCAGAGCTGGTGGAAAGAGAAGCAAATCAAAGAGTGCCTGGTTTGTCGGACAGTGTGCGAGTGGAGTGATCCACCTTGTAACCGGGCACTGAAGAACCTCTGTGAGGGATTTTTGCAGAGTCAGAGAGCTTCATCGGGGTCTGACAgtctctgcagtctgcactctgaaaagctcaaactcttctgtctggACCATGAGCAGCCCGCGTGTATCATCTGTCGGGATGCAAAAATCCACGCCGACCATCAGTTCAGACCCATTGATGAAGTTGCACAGGAACACAGAGAGGAGCTTCACACGTTCCTGAACCCTCTGCAGCACAAGCTGAAGCTTTTTAATGAAGTTAAAGTGAACTTACATCAAACAGCAGAGCACATTAAAGTGCAGGCTCTGCAGATAGAAAGGAGGCttaaggagcagtttaagaagcttcaCCAGTTcctagaggaggaagaggaggaacggATGTTAGCTCTGCGGGAGGAAGAGGCGCAGAAGAGCCAAgtgatgaaggagaagatggaggctctgtGTAGGGAGATGGCGAAtctttcagacacagtcagagccacagaggagcaCCTCAGAGCTGGAGATCCATCCTTCCTGAGGACCTACAAGGCTGTGGTGGAAAGAGTCCAGCAGCACCCCCAgctggatgatccacagctgGGCTCAGGAGCATTGATAGATGtggccaaacacctgggcaacctgaccttcaacatctggaaTAAGATGACAGACATGGTCTCCTACAGTCCTGTGATTCTGGATCCAAATTCAGCCAATCCAGAGCTCATTCTGTCTGAAGATCTGACTGGCGTGAGGCACGGAAAGAGAAGGCTCCTTCCAGAAAACCCGGAGAGGTTTGAATTCTGGGAttctgtcctgggctctgagggctttaacTCGGGAACTCACAGCTGGGACGTGGAGGTTGGAGACAACAAGGACTGGGAGGTTGGGGTGATAGCAGAGTCTATGTGCAGGAGAGAATTTGTGGGCTCCACAGTGTGGAGCGTAGAATGCAGCCATGCCGGATACAGAGCGTTCTCCCCAACCAACAAATACATCGCTCTCTCCATCACAGAGAAGGTCAagaag TTAACAGCAGCAGTCTGCCAGCGACCGCAGCAACAACACGGAGAGCTCTGTTGCAGAACTGTCTGCTACCAATTTCACCTGGTGACAGCCAGAAGGTCGAGCAACCAGGTGAAACTGGTACAGGTGAAAACACGAGAAAATGAGGAAAACTAG